A segment of the Populus nigra chromosome 12, ddPopNigr1.1, whole genome shotgun sequence genome:
ATTCCAGCTACATCGCCGATGTGTattatgtcccagccataaagcagaacctgatcagcttaggtcaacttttggagagaggatatactttttactcgaagaattgtcatttgacaattagagacaacaattggagattaattgcctatgtgaaaatgtccaagaataggatgtttcccttgaacatccagtatgatgcagcaaggtgtttgagtgccatcaccaacagtgaagaatgACTTTGGCACCTGAGGTttggacatctgaatttcacaagtctgaagatgctaacaagcaagaagatggtcaaaggtttgCCCCACATTGATTATCCAGATGAAATCTGTGAAagttgtgtcctcagcaaacatcacagatccagttttgccaaagaagtcaaTTGGAAagcaaagaggccactggagttagtacacacagatgtgtgtggcccaataacgcctatgtcgattggacaaaataggtacttcctcacttttattgatgattttagtagaaagatgtggatatactttctgaagaggaagtcagaagtattcaattgttttaaaaattttaaagcaattgtggagaagcaaagtagctacatgatcagaaccgtgagatctgatcaaggtggagaatatacagcaaatgactttgaagcctattgtacacaacaaggcatcagacatcagacaacaccaGCTTATACACCACAactgaatggtgtagctgaaaggaagaatcgcacgattcttaacatggcaagaagtctgctcaaagcaaagaagttgcccaagcaatactaggctgaagctgtatcatgtgcaatgtatctactgaatcgctgcccaaccagaagtttgcaaggagtcattccagaagaagcatggagttgtcacaaaccaagtgttactcatctacgagtctttggttgtgtggcatatgcaaagatcccagatgcaagaagAAAGCTcgatgataaaagcgagaaatgcatctttgtcggatatggtgaaagaaggatgggatacaagctgtataatcccatcacgaagaaggtgattatgagtagagatgttatctttgaagaagataaatcttgggaatggaatgatgataaagaagcagtcaaatggatcaacattgatttgatccttgaaggtgaagaagtaccaacagtacttgtagaagaaccgattgtgccagcagctgaaccacaaagtccggtacacagattccctgtattcaacaggaggaacacaccaggagcatcatcatcaacaccaccatcaacatcctcatcagaagaaccaagaaggatgagaaatctaGACGAGCTGTATGACGCCACTCAAGTCATGGAAGATACAActctgttttgtttctttgcaaatAGTGACCCACTTAGCTTCAATGAAGCTATCACAGAAGAGAAGTGGAtaaaagcaatggatgaagaaatacatgccattgagaagaatgatacctggaagctgacttatctaccagaaaacaagaaagcaataggtgtcaaatgggtctacaagacaaagaaaaatacaaaaggaGAAGTGCAAAGATACAAAGCCAGATTAGTGGCTAAAGGCTACAAACAGAGAGAAGGCATTGactatggagaagtatttgcttCAGTAGCCCGGCTAGAGACAATCAGACTGATGATCTCACTAGCTGCACAACATAGATAGAAGATCTATCAACTCGATGTGAAGTCAGCATTTCTGAATGGCTTCCTAGAAGAAGAGATCTATGTTGAACAACCACTTGGATACATTGAAGCTGAAAATGAAGGCAAAGTATACAAGTTGAAGAAAGCTCTctacggtttgaagcaagctctgCGTGCTTGGAATACCAGAATTGACAGGTATTTTCAAGATAATGGATTTGAAAAATATCCATATGAACACGCAATATATGTGAAGAAAGGAGCAGATGGCAGCATCTTATTTGCGTGcctatatgttgatgatttgatatTCACCGGCAACAACCCTACCATGTTTGAAGACTTCAAACGAAGCATGGTATAGGAGTTTGAGATGACTGACATTGGTCTAATGTCACATTTTCTTGGCTTGGAAGTAACGCAGAAAGAAGAAGGGATTTTTGTATCCCAAAGCAGTTACGCCAAAGATATTCTTGAAAGGTTCAAGATGGAAAGCTGCAATCCGGTATCAACTCCAGTTGAGAATGGAGTAGAATTGAGGAAGAGTAAGGTTGGAAATGTTGATCCAACTTACTTCAAAAGCTTAGTAGGAAGCTTGAGGTACTTGACATGTACCAGACCGGATATACTCTACGGAGTCAGACTCATCAGCAGATACATGGAGACGCCAGACCAGTCTCACTTGAATGCAGTCAAGAGAATTCTTCGCTACATCAAAGGCACAATGAATGAAGGTATGTTTTATACCTCAAGTAAAGACTTTAATCTTGTAGGCTACTCGGATAGTGATTGAGGTAGAGATCTGGATGAAAGAAAAAGCACAACAGAGtttgtctttttcatgggagatacatctttcacatggtcatccaagaagcaatcgATTGTCACGTTATCAAGCTGTGAAGCTGAGTATGTTGCTGCCAACTCAGCTGTATGCCACTTaatatggttaaggaatatgctgAAGTTTTTGGGATTTCCTCAAGAAAATCCTACGGAGATTTATATTGACAATCGATCAGCAATCGTATTGGCAAAGAACCCAGTGTATCATGAGAGGAGCAAACACATTGATACACGTCATCACTTTATCCGGGAACATGTGAAGAATGAAGAAGTCCAACTGATATCTTGCAACACAAATGATCAAGTTGCTGACATCTTCACAAAGCCATTAAAAGGATAAGTATTTATCCGATTAaagttcatgcttggcatgatatccctcgattgagtttaaatGGGAGATTTGTTGAAACTTAAACTCAatccagaaggtcaaggaaggcaaccacccaccgaccagccgcagccgccagccgcctccACACCTGCAGCCGCCACCCGCCTTCACAGTtggaaagtttgaatttttgtattttgatttcgTGTATAAATAGAGTGCCCAGCTTCTATTAAATTGTgtggagagaatagagagaaacactagagagaaagagaaggtgtgtattgttaagcttttgtgttaattaattgtaagcttttatttttgtaataaaactttgttttattccttctgagtgtttcaaagccaccaccagtggtttcTCCCACCAACAGTTTGCACGCATGCATTGTTTAATGACCTCTTGTGAGTCAACAATATGAATATATGTGAGAGCATCGTGTAGGGGAAAAGAGCAGCTGCACGATGGGAAAAAGAACAAACCAATATTTAGAGAATACTTCCAGCAATGTCAAGGGAACTGACTGTCCACAGACTGCCAATAGCGCAGCAAATGGATCCCCATAATCACGATCTGATATAGTAGACGTTGAAGCTAAAGACAGTTTCTTAATTGCACCTTCAATGCCTTCACAACCCTCATCACACACCAACATAGAACTGCTCTTTTGTGAAAGAGAATTCCTTTCAAGTACATCTATACTTTGTAGATATGATTTAATTCTACTCTGGACAGAATGCGTTTTCGAATTAGTCTTCAAATCAGGATTTTCTGGAGTTATTAAATCCACAATGTTCAAGTCATGATCTGATAAAGTAGACGTTGAAGCTAAAGACAGTTTCTTAACTGCACCTTCAATGTCTTCACATCCCTCATCACACACCAAAATAGAACTTCTCTTTTGTGTAGGTGAATTCCTTTCAAGTACATCTTTACTTGGTAAATACGATTTAATTCTACTTTGGACAGAATGCGGTTTCGAATTAGTCTTCAAAACAGGTTTTTCTGGACTTATCAAATCCACAATGTTCATGTCATGATCTGATAAAATAGACGTTGAAGCTGAAGACAGTTTCTTAGCTGCTCCTTCAATTTCTTCACAACCCTCATCAAGTGAATTCCTTTCAAGTACATCTTTACATGGTAAATACGATTTAATTCTACTCTGGACAGAATGCAGTTAATTAGTCTTCAAAACAGGTTTTTCTGGAGTTATCAAATCTACAATGTTCAAATCATCGCCACACATAGGTTCCAAGGGAGGCATGGTTGGAGTTCCTAATAACTTTGAAAGTGTACTAGAAGGCCCACAACTTTAGTTTAACTTCTTCGCAATAAAGCCAATTCTCTTATCTTGATGACAAATGTGGTATAGCAACCGCATCAGTTTCATTGTCTGTGGCCCATGTACTAGAGCTTTTCGGAGATGGGCTCTCTTCCAGCAACTCAAAAGCATCAACCTCTTCAAAGTATtgcttttctttctaaaaatcGGGATGTTATGCTGCTTTTTCCTTCAAACACCAGATATCAAAGCACAAACTTTACAAGGAatcagaaaaggaagaaaaaaaaattagtgctaGAAACTTGAAAGAGCAAATGCAGTCTAGAAGAAACCAGAATGGTAATAACAAAACATAAGAGAACACGGAGGAAATAATAATGGAGATAACTTTTGGAACGAgtggttttcctttttttttctagcctgTTTTTGTCGAGGCTGATTGTCCACACAAGCAGCAACAGCTATACTTATCCTCCCTCTGAGTCTAGCACAAAATAATACCATTGCAAAAGGGGCATGCTAGTTaagtttgagaaaaaaagattatagCTTACATGACAGCATCTCGATTCTCAAACGCTGAAAATGTACTAGCCATGAATTTTCCTAGCATTACGTGAGTAACACACAGCACACACGAAAGTGAAAAGGAAAGAGCATGTAGAACGAGGATACTTGCAAATAATAGAACACATCAAAGCCTAATAATTCTACAGTTCGAAACTAGAATAGCACAAGTGATATCCTATGTGAGTGATGATAAACAtcaagaaacaacaacaagaaaaaacttCAACAATCCACCGATGCAAGACCAAAAAGAACCACAATCAACAAGAAAAAGCCATCATTTAGAGTTCATTGAAAAGAGGGAATTGAGATGAATTAACCTGGTAGAAAGTGAACGATTCCAACTGACACGTTTAGTGGCacgaccaccaccaccaccaaaacTCACTCTATTCTCCTCATTATCCTTCAACTCCAACTGTCTCCTGCAAAACCcagaaacaaaaacacaaaaagttGCGTTGAGCCAGTGGCTGATCTCTTATTGGATTCTTTCCCTTACCGATGTTCCCTCCGTCTTGATTGACAGCTCACCTCCTTTTGTTTCCTGCACTGATCACTAGATATTGCCAGGGAGGTTTCAAAAAGGACACTAATCG
Coding sequences within it:
- the LOC133668905 gene encoding uncharacterized protein LOC133668905, translating into MNIVDLISPEKPVLKTNSKPHSVQSRIKSYLPSKDVLERNSPTQKRSSILVCDEGCEDIEGAVKKLSLASTSTLSDHDLNIVDLITPENPDLKTNSKTHSVQSRIKSYLQSIDVLERNSLSQKSSSMLVCDEGCEGIEGAIKKLSLASTSTISDRDYGDPFAALLAVCGQSVPLTLLEVFSKYWFVLFPIVQLLFSPTRCSHIYSYC